CCAATAGGCGTCAATACTATGCAGGCAATCGGAAGATAATGCACTTTTATTTACGCGTTTCATATATACCCCCTTATGTTGAGGTTTATCTTTACTAATTATACCACTTTCAATCTAAAGTTGAAGAAGTTATCGTAAACACAGATATGCCTTTTTAATAATAATCTAAAAAGGCATAACAACGCTGGAAGATTTCAGGGAGGAATTTCTAGGCGGTTATTTATTTTCTTTCTTGCTTAAAATATCCTTACACTTTAAACAAACTATCATTCTTTTTATCTTCTCATTTATAAGCGTAAATATTGAAACCAGATAATTATGCGATAATTTTATGCCGCATCTTTGGCAACTGTTCATTTTGTACCTTTCTTGTAAAGATAAAAAAATAGGGCCCGGCATATTCTTATGCCGAGCCCTATTTTATTTTTTAAGGTTATAACTTAACGACCTTTGTCGCCTGTTCGCCTTTGGGCCCCTGTTCGATTTCAAACTCGACTTGCTGGCCTTCAGCTAAAGACTTGTAACCTTCACCCTGAATAGACGAATGATGCACAAATACATCCTTACCGTTTTCAGGTGTGATAAAACCATAACCTTTTTGGTCACTAAACCACTTTACTGATCCTTTTACCATTGTTTGCTACCTCTCTTTCTTTAGAATTATAGTAACAACCTGTTAGAAATCCGCATCACACTCACCTAATAGACCTACAACTTCTAACAGGGTAAACAATGCTTTGCTTTCTGTCTACACCCCGCGCTTATCTGAATTGCGCGGGTGTGTTGCCTTCTGCAACAAAAAAGCCGCGCGGTTAGTTCTCCTAAACCTTGCGGCCTTAAGACTTCTAATCTCTACTATATTATTAAGAATAACACATTTTCCCAATTAGTCAAGTAGAATCTTTAATCTATTATACATTGGCGAATTGCAACTCTAATTGCGACAAAATTTAAATCCCTGATCAAAGCCGTTACTTTGTAAGTATTCGCTAGCTACCTGCCTGGGAGTCTTATACCC
The Candidatus Omnitrophota bacterium genome window above contains:
- a CDS encoding cold-shock protein; this encodes MVKGSVKWFSDQKGYGFITPENGKDVFVHHSSIQGEGYKSLAEGQQVEFEIEQGPKGEQATKVVKL